One window of the Allosaccharopolyspora coralli genome contains the following:
- a CDS encoding NADPH-dependent FMN reductase, with the protein MSQDRTRIAIVIASTRTGRFGPTVANWFADQVRQRDDVDVDLLDLAEAQLPEVLADDGPAPRAVRDLAPWLAAADAFVVVTPEYNHSFPAPLKTAVDWFYDEWQAKPVAFVSYGGISGGLRAVEQLRLVFAELHAMTIRDTVSFANYPDLFDADGRPIDADGPELAAKAMLDQLTWWSDALRRHRALRPYQG; encoded by the coding sequence ATGTCTCAGGACCGCACCCGGATCGCGATCGTCATCGCGAGCACCCGGACCGGACGCTTCGGCCCCACCGTCGCGAACTGGTTCGCCGATCAGGTACGCCAGCGCGACGACGTCGACGTCGACCTGCTCGACCTGGCCGAGGCGCAGCTGCCCGAGGTGCTGGCCGACGACGGACCGGCACCTCGCGCCGTCCGTGACCTCGCCCCGTGGCTGGCTGCCGCGGACGCGTTCGTCGTGGTCACACCGGAGTACAACCACAGTTTCCCGGCGCCGCTGAAGACCGCTGTCGACTGGTTCTACGACGAGTGGCAGGCCAAGCCGGTCGCGTTCGTCTCCTACGGCGGCATCAGCGGCGGGCTTCGCGCGGTGGAGCAGCTCCGGCTGGTTTTCGCCGAACTGCACGCCATGACGATCCGGGACACCGTCAGTTTCGCCAACTACCCGGACCTGTTCGATGCCGACGGCCGCCCGATCGACGCCGACGGGCCCGAACTCGCCGCGAAAGCCATGCTGGACCAACTGACCTGGTGGTCGGACGCGTTGCGGCGCCACCGGGCGCTGCGGCCGTACCAGGGCTGA
- a CDS encoding arylamine N-acetyltransferase family protein, with amino-acid sequence MSTSDPWNTAALDLEGYLTRLGVPRRAPSHNALDQLHESHVQTFTFDNIDVLLDQHPGVELPAVNEKFVGRGRGGYCFEHSVLFAAAVERLGYPVHRRLGRVGDPTQAPRAHMVVEVVLDDQRLLADPGFGMSIPRPIALTHGAQVDHRGRTYRMQRIRAEGGVSWELQRQRGSEWERMHTTDELAVHPVDITMGHQYTSTHSAFRSQLMLSLFDEDGTHTTVTHNTVTVRRPEGETEHRGLEADELDQWLDRLRVPLTPHERHWLNNRATKLRSEESPATQTDTEPESTLAS; translated from the coding sequence ATGTCCACTTCCGACCCGTGGAACACCGCGGCGCTCGACCTCGAGGGCTACCTGACTCGGTTGGGCGTGCCCCGCCGCGCACCGAGCCACAACGCTCTCGATCAACTGCACGAATCCCACGTGCAGACGTTCACCTTCGACAACATCGACGTCCTTCTCGACCAGCATCCCGGCGTCGAGCTGCCCGCCGTCAACGAGAAGTTCGTCGGACGGGGACGCGGTGGCTACTGCTTCGAACACAGTGTCCTGTTCGCGGCAGCCGTGGAGCGGCTCGGGTATCCCGTGCACCGTCGGCTGGGCAGGGTCGGCGACCCCACCCAGGCGCCCCGGGCCCACATGGTCGTCGAGGTCGTCCTCGACGACCAGCGGCTGCTCGCCGATCCGGGCTTCGGCATGAGCATTCCCCGGCCCATCGCCCTCACCCACGGGGCACAGGTGGATCACCGAGGGCGGACCTACCGGATGCAGCGCATTCGGGCCGAAGGTGGAGTGTCCTGGGAGCTGCAACGACAGCGCGGCTCGGAATGGGAACGGATGCACACGACGGACGAACTCGCCGTCCACCCGGTCGACATCACCATGGGCCACCAGTACACCAGCACCCATTCCGCATTCCGTTCCCAACTCATGCTGAGCCTTTTCGACGAGGACGGCACGCACACGACCGTCACGCACAACACCGTCACGGTGCGCCGACCGGAGGGCGAAACCGAGCATCGAGGGCTGGAGGCCGACGAGCTCGATCAGTGGCTCGACCGGCTCCGGGTGCCGCTCACACCGCACGAACGGCACTGGCTGAACAACCGAGCAACGAAGCTACGGTCGGAGGAATCGCCCGCCACACAGACGGACACAGAGCCCGAGTCCACCCTGGCGAGTTGA
- a CDS encoding IclR family transcriptional regulator, protein MTDDGDLSRSAPSVLHNGIRVLRAFSVDEPALGVTEIARRVELHKSTASRILAQLEQLELVVRDPESGRFRLGLGLVGLAGPLLANLDVRRIAYPVLEGLTARTGETSALVVSSGSESVSVEQVPSPHQVKHTTPIGTRYTTSASASVQVFLAELPESRVRELLEGRLLHPGHDDERSVRALLDRLARVRADGVAVNAGETSVEEVGVSAPVRDHRGVTVAAVLLSAPSFRVSDHLRGQLCTVVRDTGNTLSERLGAVVR, encoded by the coding sequence GTGACCGACGACGGTGACCTCTCGCGCAGTGCACCTTCCGTGCTGCACAACGGGATCCGGGTGCTGCGGGCGTTCTCTGTGGACGAACCGGCCCTCGGCGTCACCGAAATCGCCCGGCGCGTCGAGCTGCACAAGAGCACCGCCTCCCGCATCCTCGCCCAGCTCGAACAACTCGAGCTGGTGGTCCGCGACCCGGAGAGCGGGCGGTTCCGGCTCGGACTCGGTCTCGTCGGCCTCGCCGGGCCGCTGCTGGCCAATCTCGACGTGCGCCGCATCGCCTACCCGGTCCTCGAAGGACTCACCGCACGCACCGGCGAGACGAGCGCCCTGGTCGTCTCCAGCGGCAGCGAGTCGGTGTCCGTGGAGCAGGTTCCGAGCCCGCACCAGGTCAAGCACACGACCCCCATCGGGACCCGGTACACGACGTCGGCGAGTGCCTCGGTCCAGGTGTTTCTGGCCGAGCTGCCGGAGTCCCGGGTACGGGAACTGCTCGAAGGGCGACTGCTGCACCCCGGCCACGACGACGAGCGCTCCGTCCGCGCCCTGCTCGACCGGCTCGCGCGAGTGCGCGCCGACGGCGTGGCCGTCAACGCGGGCGAGACCTCCGTCGAGGAGGTCGGCGTCAGCGCACCGGTGCGGGACCATCGCGGGGTGACGGTGGCCGCCGTTCTCCTGTCCGCGCCGAGCTTTCGGGTCTCCGACCACTTGCGCGGTCAACTGTGCACGGTGGTGCGCGACACCGGCAACACGCTCTCGGAAAGGCTCGGCGCCGTCGTGCGCTGA
- a CDS encoding MFS transporter — translation MSSPPTGTKDESASPTTLRRVVGASFVGNLVEWFDYAVYGYLAVTIASVFFPESSPTAGLLATFGVFALSFIIRPVGGVFWGHFGDKFGRRRALSLSILIMSAATFAIALLPGYAQLGIAAPVLLLLVRMVQGFSAAGEYAGAAAFLFEYAPTKRRGLYTSVVPASTAGGLLCGSLAVTLLTSTLSDEAMSSWGWRIPFLIAGPLGLIGRYIRVKLEDTPEFRALEQRESVAHSPMRETFGRNRRSILVACGVTCLNAVGFYMLLTYMPTYLSTELGMDETSAFVSTTIALVGYIASVFVMGRLSDVVGRARMMFAAGILFALLAVPVFLLLGVSGLVGVTLVQLALGVLLTMNDGTLPSYLAELFPTHVRYSGFAFSFNTANALFGGTAPLVATALIELSGTPVAPAWYLAGAGVVAAGSLLLAARAARSHSAPDSDHHEESVKGSVQ, via the coding sequence ATGAGCTCACCACCGACCGGAACGAAGGACGAGTCCGCTAGCCCGACGACCTTGCGCCGCGTGGTCGGCGCGAGCTTCGTCGGCAACCTCGTGGAGTGGTTCGACTACGCCGTCTACGGCTACCTGGCGGTCACCATCGCGAGCGTCTTCTTTCCGGAGAGTTCGCCGACCGCCGGACTGCTCGCGACGTTCGGGGTCTTCGCGCTGTCCTTCATCATCCGCCCCGTCGGCGGCGTGTTCTGGGGTCACTTCGGCGACAAGTTCGGCAGGCGGCGTGCGCTGTCGCTGTCCATCCTCATCATGTCCGCCGCCACCTTCGCGATCGCGCTGCTGCCCGGCTACGCGCAGCTCGGCATCGCCGCTCCCGTCCTGCTGCTGCTCGTGCGCATGGTGCAGGGATTCTCGGCGGCGGGTGAGTACGCGGGGGCAGCGGCATTCCTGTTCGAGTACGCACCGACGAAGCGGCGCGGTTTGTACACCAGCGTCGTACCCGCGAGCACGGCAGGCGGGCTACTGTGCGGCTCACTCGCGGTGACGCTGCTGACCTCCACGCTCTCCGACGAGGCGATGTCCTCGTGGGGCTGGCGCATCCCGTTCCTGATCGCCGGACCGCTCGGTCTGATCGGTCGCTACATCCGGGTGAAACTCGAGGACACACCCGAGTTCCGCGCACTGGAACAACGGGAGTCCGTCGCGCACTCGCCGATGCGGGAGACCTTCGGCCGCAACCGGCGCTCCATCCTCGTCGCATGTGGGGTGACCTGCCTGAACGCGGTCGGCTTCTACATGCTGCTGACCTACATGCCCACGTATCTGTCCACCGAACTCGGCATGGACGAGACCTCCGCGTTCGTCTCGACCACGATCGCCCTCGTCGGCTACATCGCGTCCGTCTTCGTGATGGGACGACTGTCCGATGTGGTCGGACGCGCACGCATGATGTTCGCGGCCGGAATCCTGTTCGCGCTGTTGGCGGTCCCCGTCTTCCTGCTGCTCGGTGTCAGCGGGCTCGTCGGCGTCACCCTCGTCCAACTCGCGCTGGGCGTGCTGCTGACGATGAACGACGGGACCCTGCCGTCGTACCTCGCCGAGCTGTTCCCGACGCACGTGCGCTACAGCGGCTTCGCGTTCAGCTTCAACACCGCCAACGCCCTGTTCGGCGGCACCGCGCCGTTGGTGGCCACCGCGTTGATCGAGCTCAGCGGCACTCCGGTGGCCCCGGCCTGGTACCTGGCCGGAGCCGGTGTCGTCGCCGCGGGCTCGCTGCTGCTCGCCGCCAGGGCGGCTCGGAGCCACTCCGCACCGGACAGCGATCACCACGAAGAATCAGTGAAGGGAAGTGTGCAGTGA
- a CDS encoding M24 family metallopeptidase encodes MNLERLKDIHNGEKVVPTFSNEEMTRRVTALRKHMADEGIDAVVFTSYHNINYYSDFLYTAFGRNYALVITADDHVTVSANIDAGQPWRRSFGDNLVYTDWQRDNFQHAIATVLDRGRVRGGRLGVEDDHIPPMLRGQLADLLPGFDIVDVSAATMRQRMIKSAEEIALIKHGARIADIGGAAVVEAIGHGVPEYEVALAGTQAMVREIARTFPDAELRDTWVWFQSGVNTDGAHNWPTSRQVCAGDILSLNCFPMIAGYYTALERTLFFGEPGAEHLHPWKVNTAVHERGLELIRPGAVCGDIAHELNAIYETENLLARRTFGYGHSFGVLSHYYGREAGLELREDIDTVLEPGMVVSMEPMITIPEGLPGAGGYREHDILVVTEDGAENITGFPYGPEHNIIGA; translated from the coding sequence GTGAATCTGGAACGTCTGAAGGACATCCACAACGGTGAGAAGGTCGTGCCCACCTTCTCGAACGAGGAGATGACCCGCCGCGTCACGGCCCTGCGCAAGCACATGGCCGACGAAGGCATCGACGCGGTCGTGTTCACCAGCTACCACAACATCAACTATTACAGCGACTTCCTCTACACCGCCTTCGGCCGCAACTACGCTTTGGTGATCACGGCGGACGATCACGTGACGGTGTCGGCGAACATCGACGCGGGCCAGCCGTGGCGGCGCAGCTTCGGCGACAACCTCGTCTACACCGACTGGCAGCGGGACAACTTCCAGCATGCGATCGCGACCGTGCTCGATCGCGGACGGGTACGCGGCGGGCGTCTCGGCGTGGAGGACGACCACATCCCGCCCATGCTGCGCGGCCAGCTCGCCGACCTGCTGCCGGGATTCGACATCGTCGACGTCTCCGCGGCCACGATGCGCCAGCGCATGATCAAGTCGGCGGAAGAGATCGCACTCATCAAGCACGGTGCGCGCATCGCCGACATCGGTGGCGCCGCGGTCGTCGAGGCGATCGGGCACGGCGTTCCCGAGTACGAGGTCGCGCTCGCCGGTACCCAGGCCATGGTGCGCGAGATCGCGCGCACCTTCCCGGACGCCGAGCTTCGGGACACGTGGGTGTGGTTCCAGTCCGGGGTGAACACCGACGGCGCGCACAACTGGCCCACCAGCAGGCAGGTCTGCGCCGGCGACATCCTCAGTCTCAACTGCTTCCCGATGATCGCAGGGTATTACACCGCGTTGGAGCGGACTCTGTTCTTCGGAGAGCCCGGTGCGGAGCACCTGCACCCCTGGAAGGTCAACACCGCGGTGCACGAGCGCGGGCTCGAACTGATCCGCCCGGGTGCGGTGTGCGGGGACATCGCCCACGAACTGAACGCGATCTACGAGACGGAGAACCTGCTCGCGCGCCGTACGTTCGGCTACGGGCACTCGTTCGGCGTGCTCTCGCACTACTACGGCCGCGAAGCCGGGCTGGAGCTGCGCGAGGACATCGACACCGTTCTGGAACCGGGCATGGTGGTGTCCATGGAACCGATGATCACCATTCCGGAGGGACTCCCCGGAGCAGGCGGTTACCGCGAACATGACATTCTCGTGGTGACCGAGGACGGCGCCGAGAACATCACCGGGTTCCCGTACGGGCCGGAGCACAACATCATCGGTGCTTGA
- a CDS encoding carbohydrate kinase family protein, with the protein MLGVLGDLVEDIVVWLAEDVRTATDTEVSIHRTRGGSAANVAAFAAKHCPTRFLGCVGTDAAGEALVAELTGSGVDVRVQREGTTGCVVVFVDEHGERTMFPDRGASVLLRTVEPSWFEGLHHLHVPAYCFAAEPLSTASVRAIEHMREHGGTASVDASSTGMLRGYGRDRFLDLMGELRPRVLFANRTEAEFLGLGPEHQLDATVVVKDGPDPTAILRPSEPPEWVDVPVAPHVRDATGAGDAFAAGFLADILVGSDLRKACEAGHTAAASVLDHPGASPPGPV; encoded by the coding sequence ATGCTCGGGGTATTGGGTGATCTCGTCGAGGACATCGTCGTGTGGCTCGCCGAGGACGTCCGCACGGCCACCGACACCGAGGTCTCGATCCACCGGACGCGAGGTGGAAGTGCGGCCAACGTCGCGGCCTTCGCCGCGAAGCACTGTCCGACGCGATTCCTCGGCTGTGTCGGCACGGACGCTGCCGGTGAGGCACTCGTCGCGGAGCTCACCGGCAGCGGCGTGGACGTGCGCGTACAGCGCGAGGGCACGACCGGTTGCGTCGTCGTGTTCGTGGACGAACACGGCGAACGCACCATGTTCCCCGATCGCGGCGCCAGCGTGCTGCTCCGTACCGTCGAGCCCTCCTGGTTCGAAGGGCTCCACCATCTGCACGTCCCGGCCTACTGCTTCGCCGCCGAACCGCTGAGTACCGCCTCGGTCCGGGCGATCGAACACATGCGGGAGCACGGCGGCACGGCGTCGGTGGACGCGTCCTCCACCGGAATGCTGCGCGGTTACGGACGCGACCGGTTCCTGGACCTGATGGGCGAACTGCGGCCGCGGGTACTGTTCGCGAACCGCACGGAGGCCGAGTTTCTGGGATTAGGACCCGAGCACCAGCTCGATGCGACCGTGGTCGTCAAAGACGGTCCCGACCCCACCGCGATCCTGCGTCCTTCGGAGCCGCCGGAGTGGGTCGACGTTCCGGTCGCCCCCCACGTACGCGACGCGACCGGCGCCGGAGACGCCTTCGCCGCCGGATTCCTCGCCGACATCCTCGTCGGCTCCGACCTGCGCAAGGCGTGCGAGGCCGGACACACTGCTGCAGCCTCGGTCCTCGACCATCCGGGCGCGAGTCCCCCCGGTCCTGTGTGA
- a CDS encoding pseudouridine-5'-phosphate glycosidase, which yields MARPDSPVVAAEIREAVDAGRAVVALESTIITHGLPRPRNLDVAHEAEALLREAGVVPATVGVVDGVPTVGLSDDQIAALAADDAAEKLSIRDLPVAAAKNWTGGTTVAATALLAHRAGVAVFATGGLGGVHHGASETFDESADLTALADIPIVVVSAGAKSILDVGATLERLETLSIPVVGWRTDRYPGFYVPDSGHPVPHTVDSAAEVATMVAASDDLGLRAALLVANPVPEHAQLPAAEHDAALARAWEAAREHGITGKATTPFLLEHLLSTTGGRSLEVNVALYSNNVSVGAEIARALAL from the coding sequence ATGGCTCGTCCCGATTCGCCCGTGGTGGCTGCCGAGATTCGCGAAGCCGTCGACGCCGGTCGTGCCGTGGTGGCGCTCGAATCCACGATCATCACGCACGGACTGCCGCGCCCGCGCAACCTCGACGTCGCGCACGAGGCCGAGGCATTGCTGCGCGAGGCAGGCGTGGTGCCTGCGACCGTGGGGGTAGTGGACGGAGTGCCGACCGTCGGCCTCTCCGACGACCAGATCGCAGCGTTGGCCGCCGACGACGCCGCCGAGAAGCTCAGCATCCGGGACCTTCCCGTCGCTGCGGCGAAGAACTGGACGGGTGGCACCACGGTGGCCGCCACGGCGTTGCTCGCGCACCGAGCCGGTGTCGCGGTGTTCGCCACCGGTGGGCTCGGCGGCGTCCACCACGGTGCGAGCGAGACGTTCGACGAGTCGGCGGACCTGACCGCGTTGGCCGACATCCCGATCGTCGTCGTCAGCGCGGGAGCCAAGTCCATCTTGGACGTCGGTGCGACGCTGGAACGACTCGAGACGCTGAGTATTCCGGTGGTCGGATGGCGCACCGATCGCTACCCCGGCTTTTACGTCCCCGATTCCGGACACCCGGTTCCACACACCGTGGACTCCGCCGCCGAGGTGGCGACCATGGTCGCGGCGAGCGACGACCTCGGGCTGCGTGCCGCACTGCTCGTCGCGAACCCGGTCCCGGAACACGCGCAACTTCCGGCCGCCGAACACGACGCGGCGCTCGCCCGGGCGTGGGAGGCCGCGCGAGAACACGGCATCACCGGGAAGGCGACGACGCCGTTCCTGCTCGAACATCTGCTCAGTACCACGGGCGGCCGCAGCCTCGAGGTCAATGTCGCGTTGTACAGCAACAATGTGTCGGTCGGCGCGGAGATCGCGCGAGCACTCGCGCTGTGA
- a CDS encoding BTAD domain-containing putative transcriptional regulator, whose product MRFGVLGPLQVWNEDGTPVRVPEVKVRGLLAQLLAHAGTVVSSDRLIDNLWADHQPANPANALQARVSQLRRALDDAEPGARELLVSRPPGYLLRVDPEAVDAGRFERVADRASATADPRARAALLDEALSLWRGAAFADFADEPFAQPSVARLEERRLAVLEDWAEARLELAEHRLLTGELEEAVTRHPLRERLRAAYLLALYRVGRQRDALNSYHDLRTRLRDEMGTDPGPELVELHRAILDHDPALQPPPAAPRTNLPAPLTELVGRSVDLTQVRELLAEHRVVTLVGVGGVGKTRLALETAHGVVGDFPDGVWLAELATFTSDANRPGARGLAEFLAEVLEVRDDPSAERAAPDSAARLVDAVRGRELLLVLDNCEHVVEPVVELAVPVLETAPGVKILATSRQPLEIPGEAVWTVAPLTVPDASASDGATAPAVALFAARAATADPGFALDDTNRADVAAICRRLDGIPLALELAAARVRSLGTRELAERLHDRFRLLAGGLRAGPERHQTLRATIDWSWNLLTATEQALLRRLSVHVGGASLRAVEEVCGFDELAPADVVDTAGRLVDRSLVTSIDTGDGRRYRLFESVAAYAAERLAEAGERETAQDRHAVHYLGIAEHAAPLLRGREQRHWLDRLDTESVNLRAALDRAVAVADAELALRLVDAMGWYWFLRGRLAEARRSTASALAVDPDASLALRAPVLTWHTGLMRWARETSGPPDTESAALRAYDELGDRVARAYAEWFLAYTQWGGEGEAVADERVERAFRTFQAEGEQWGMAAASATRGHRALLRDDLSTASREAERATDLFDELGDQWGRLQTLDTLGTLAEVGGNYDRAAELHTAGLRIAEELGLWNEASTRYARLGRIALLRGEHDAADDFHQRAARLAIAQSHRGSHQFAEFGLALVARRKGELDRAEKILHAWRDWNHEHGEHFDALMLSAELGFIAEMRGDAERARALHQHGYDHALTTGGPRAVAIGLEGLAGAWSLAGYGRDAAGLLGAADAARRSSGAPLPQAERHDVDRISARIRGEIGDAAFDAAFDEGASRELPPPSTDRNGRDRPR is encoded by the coding sequence GTGAGATTCGGGGTGCTCGGGCCGCTGCAGGTCTGGAACGAGGACGGAACACCGGTCCGCGTGCCCGAGGTGAAGGTCCGGGGGCTGTTGGCGCAGCTACTCGCCCATGCGGGCACGGTGGTGTCCTCGGATCGGCTCATCGACAACCTGTGGGCCGACCACCAACCCGCGAACCCCGCCAACGCGTTGCAGGCACGCGTCTCGCAGCTGCGTCGAGCGCTGGACGACGCCGAACCGGGTGCTCGGGAGCTCCTGGTGTCCCGTCCGCCCGGATACCTGCTGCGGGTCGATCCGGAAGCCGTCGACGCCGGCCGTTTCGAACGCGTGGCCGACCGGGCGTCGGCCACGGCCGATCCCCGCGCCCGGGCCGCGCTGCTCGACGAGGCGCTGTCGCTGTGGCGGGGAGCCGCGTTCGCGGACTTCGCCGACGAGCCCTTCGCGCAACCGTCCGTCGCGCGGCTGGAGGAGCGACGGCTGGCGGTGCTGGAGGACTGGGCCGAGGCCCGTTTGGAGCTCGCCGAGCACCGGCTGCTGACCGGGGAACTCGAAGAAGCGGTGACCCGGCACCCGTTGCGTGAGCGTCTGCGCGCTGCCTATCTCCTCGCCCTGTACCGGGTCGGCAGGCAACGCGACGCCCTGAACAGCTACCACGACCTGCGCACCCGGCTCCGCGACGAGATGGGGACCGACCCCGGCCCGGAGCTCGTGGAGCTTCACCGAGCCATCCTCGACCACGATCCGGCGCTACAACCGCCACCGGCGGCGCCGCGCACGAACCTGCCTGCGCCGCTGACGGAGCTCGTAGGGCGTTCGGTCGACCTCACGCAGGTCCGCGAGCTGCTCGCCGAGCATCGGGTGGTGACGTTGGTCGGGGTCGGTGGTGTCGGAAAGACGCGGCTCGCGCTGGAGACCGCCCACGGCGTCGTGGGTGACTTCCCCGACGGCGTGTGGCTCGCGGAACTGGCCACGTTCACCAGCGACGCGAATCGACCCGGGGCACGAGGCTTGGCCGAGTTCCTCGCCGAGGTCCTGGAGGTTCGCGACGACCCCAGCGCCGAGCGTGCGGCGCCCGATTCCGCCGCGCGGCTCGTCGACGCGGTCCGTGGACGCGAGTTGCTGCTGGTGCTCGACAACTGTGAGCACGTCGTCGAGCCGGTCGTGGAGCTGGCCGTGCCCGTGCTCGAAACGGCTCCCGGCGTGAAGATTCTCGCGACGAGCAGGCAACCGCTCGAAATTCCGGGCGAGGCCGTGTGGACGGTCGCGCCACTGACGGTGCCGGACGCGTCGGCGTCGGACGGGGCGACGGCACCGGCCGTCGCGCTGTTCGCGGCCCGCGCGGCGACAGCGGACCCCGGTTTCGCACTCGACGACACCAACCGCGCTGACGTCGCCGCGATCTGCCGGAGACTCGACGGCATCCCGTTGGCGCTGGAACTGGCCGCCGCGCGAGTCCGCTCGCTGGGGACCCGGGAATTGGCCGAACGGCTGCACGACCGGTTCCGGCTGCTCGCGGGCGGGCTGCGGGCGGGTCCGGAACGCCACCAGACGCTCCGCGCGACGATCGACTGGAGCTGGAACCTGCTGACCGCGACCGAGCAAGCGCTCCTGCGCAGGCTGTCGGTGCACGTCGGCGGAGCCTCGCTGCGGGCGGTCGAAGAGGTGTGCGGCTTCGACGAACTGGCCCCGGCCGACGTCGTGGACACTGCCGGTCGCCTGGTCGACCGGTCGCTGGTGACCAGCATCGACACCGGCGACGGGCGCCGGTACCGGCTGTTCGAGTCGGTCGCGGCGTACGCGGCGGAGCGTCTGGCGGAGGCGGGGGAGCGGGAAACCGCTCAGGATCGCCACGCCGTCCACTACCTCGGCATCGCGGAGCACGCGGCACCGCTGTTGCGTGGCCGGGAACAACGACACTGGTTGGACCGGCTCGACACGGAGTCCGTGAACCTGCGCGCCGCACTCGACAGGGCGGTAGCCGTCGCCGACGCGGAGCTCGCACTGCGCCTGGTCGACGCGATGGGGTGGTACTGGTTCTTGCGGGGCAGGCTCGCCGAGGCCAGGCGGTCGACCGCCTCGGCGCTGGCCGTCGACCCGGACGCGTCGCTCGCGCTGCGCGCTCCTGTCCTGACGTGGCACACGGGTCTGATGAGGTGGGCGCGTGAAACGTCCGGCCCTCCCGACACCGAAAGCGCAGCGCTGCGCGCCTACGACGAGCTCGGTGACCGTGTCGCTCGTGCCTACGCGGAATGGTTCCTCGCCTACACCCAATGGGGCGGCGAGGGTGAGGCCGTGGCCGACGAACGAGTGGAGCGCGCGTTCCGGACGTTCCAGGCCGAAGGGGAGCAGTGGGGGATGGCGGCGGCGTCGGCGACGCGCGGGCATCGCGCGCTCCTCCGCGACGACCTGAGCACGGCCTCCCGGGAAGCCGAGCGCGCGACGGATCTGTTCGACGAGCTCGGGGACCAATGGGGACGCCTGCAGACCCTGGACACGCTCGGCACGCTCGCCGAGGTCGGCGGGAATTACGACCGTGCCGCCGAACTCCACACCGCCGGGCTGCGGATCGCCGAAGAACTCGGCCTGTGGAACGAGGCCTCGACCCGCTACGCGCGGCTCGGTCGCATCGCTCTGCTGCGGGGCGAGCACGACGCGGCGGACGACTTCCACCAGCGAGCGGCGCGGCTCGCGATCGCGCAGTCTCACCGGGGCTCGCACCAGTTCGCCGAGTTCGGCCTCGCGCTGGTGGCGCGACGCAAAGGCGAGCTCGATCGCGCCGAGAAGATTCTGCACGCGTGGCGGGACTGGAACCACGAGCACGGCGAACATTTCGACGCGCTGATGCTCAGCGCCGAGCTGGGGTTCATCGCCGAGATGCGCGGCGACGCCGAGAGGGCCCGTGCCCTGCATCAGCACGGCTACGACCACGCCCTCACCACGGGCGGTCCCCGCGCGGTGGCGATCGGTCTCGAAGGACTCGCCGGAGCGTGGTCGCTGGCCGGGTATGGCCGGGACGCCGCCGGGCTGCTCGGAGCCGCCGACGCGGCACGCCGCTCGTCCGGCGCTCCGCTCCCGCAGGCGGAGCGGCACGACGTGGACCGCATTTCTGCCCGCATCCGTGGGGAAATCGGCGACGCGGCGTTCGACGCCGCGTTCGACGAGGGCGCGTCGCGTGAGCTCCCACCACCGAGCACCGACCGGAACGGACGGGATCGACCTCGGTAA